The genomic DNA GCCTCGCGCTCGCGCTGGCCGGCCGCGCCGCGGCCCACGGCGGCAGCCTCCGGTCGGCGCCGGCCCGCTCGCTGGCCATCCCGCTGTGGCTGTTCCTCTCGACCGGCGGCGGCGTGGTCGGGGTGAGCTTCCTGCTCACGAGCTTCGTCACGGACCGCGAGCTGATACGGGCAGTCCACGACGCCCGACGCGACCTCGCGCTCCCGGGAGGCCTCCGGACGGCCCTCGGCATCGCCGCCCGCCTGCTGGGGCTGGCGGGGCTCGTCGCGGTCCTCCTCGTCGGTGTGTTCGGCCCCGTCGACCCGCTCCGGAACCTCGGAGTGCTCGTCGTGTGGGTCGGCTGGTGGGCCGGCTACACGATGACGACCTACCTCGCCGGCAACAGCTGGCCCGCGCTGAACCCGTGGCGGGTCGCGCTCGACCTCCGCGAGCGGCTCCCGGCACCGGCCCTCGACTATCCCGAGCGCCTGGCCAGCTGGCCGGCTGTCGTCGGGCTGCTGGGCTTCGTCTGGCTGGAGGTCGTCAGCCCGCTCGCCGACGACCCGCGGCTGCTCGCCGGCGTGGTGGCCGTGTACACCCTCGTCACGCTCGCAGGCGCGTACGCACTGGGCGAGGTCTGGTTCGACCGCGTCGACCCGGTCGCCCGCGTCTTCACCGCCTACGGCGCGGTGGCACCGCTGTACCGTGACGATGACGGTCGGCTCCGCGCCCGCGTGCCCGGGACGGGGCTGGAGGCCGATCTCCTCCGCGACCGGAGCGACGTCGCCTTCGTCGTCGCGCTGCTGTGGGTGACGACCTACGACGGCCTCGTGGCGACGCCGCCCTGGCGCGACTTCGCGCAGGCGGTCGTGGGGGCGGGCGTCCCGGCCGTCCTGCTCTACCCGGCGGCCCTCCTCGCCGGGTTCGGGACCTTCCTTGTGCTCTTCCGGTGGGCCGTCCGGCGCGGTCGACGCGACGCCGAGTCCTACCGTGACCCGCTGGTCCTGGCGCGGCGGTTCGCCCCCTCGCTGCTCGCCATCGCCGCCGGCTACCACGTCGCGCACTACCTGGGCTACTTCGTCGAGCTGTCGCCGGCGCTGCTCGGCGTGCTCGGCTCGCCGCTCTCGCCCGGCGCCCCCGTGGCGGTGGTCCTGCCGTCGTGGTTCTCGGTGCTGGCGCTCGGCTTCGTCCTGCTGGGCCACCTCGTCGCCATCTGGGTCGCCCACGCCGTCGCCTACGACCTGTTCCCCTCCCGGATGCAGGCCGTCCGCAGCCAGTACGCCCTGACCGCCGTGATGGTGTTCTACACGATGACCTCGCTGTGGATCGTCAGCAGACCGTACGCCGCGCCACCCTTCGTCTGAACCATGTCCACGTCACAGCCCACGACCACGACCGACGCCGACCACGATACGTCCGACGGGGCCGACGGTGGCCCGCCCTTCGACTGCGCGTACTGTGCCCGGCAGTTCCACCGCGAATCGTATCTCGCACTCCACCGCGGCCAGGAACACGCCGGGGAACTGACCGCGGCCGAGCACGCGGCCTTCGAGACGGCCCGCGAGGACGAGGAGGAGGAGCTGCGGCTGTTCCGTCTGCAGGCGCTCGCGGCGCTCGTGTTCATCTACTTCGGGTTCCTGCTGGTGTACGCGTTCTCGCTCTGACCGCGAGGGGTGTCGTCATGATGGCCGGGTGCTCCCACCTCACCAGGTTTCGCGACCGCTGCGTCGCCGGCCGAACTCGGTGACGCGGGGCTCACTTCTGACGAGCGGAGACACGGTCGCTGAACCGATACGGGAGTGCTGCCGGTACGCCGGCAACAGATGGGGACTGACACATGAAGCGTCCGGTTGTGTCGCCACTGGACGAGGTCGTGGCGGACTGGGTGCGCTGGACGATACTGGAACGCGGATATCTGGCCGCGAAAGGAGTCACGCGCCGGCTCAGGCCGGGACGCCGTCGTCGCTGGTCAGCCGCTCGCGGGGGTTCGGAGCGATGTCGGTGGCGTTCCCGCCGAGCTGCTCCTGCTGCCACTCCTCGTAGTTCTCCTCGGACATGACCGTCACCTTCCCGAGCATCCCGGCGTGGCCGGAGCCACAGTACTCCGCACAGTAGAGCTGGTAGGTCTGCTCCTCGGTCCCCTCTGGGAGCGTCGTGGTCGTCGCGATGGTGTTGTAGTGGCCGGGGAAGGCGTCCTGCTTCAGTCCCAGCTTCGGGACGTGGAACGCGTGGAGCCAGTCGATGGAGGTGACGTGCAGTACGACCGGGCGGTTCTCCGGGATGACCATGGTTCCGGTCGTGGAGAAGTTCTGTCCGTCGTCGGTCACGTAGTTGTACGACCAGAAGTACTTCTGGGCGACCACGTCCACCTGCACCGGCTCACCCTCGCCGGGGAGCTTGTCGGCCTCCGGCATGTAGGCGCCCTTGCCGTCGAACTGGGTCACCTCGGCGTTGGCCTGTGCGGCCTCCGGGTCGTCGACCGTCGCGGCGGTGACACCGGCGATGGCGACGTTGCCGAGCACCTGGTAGGCGGCGAACCCGACGAACAGGAGGATGATGGCCGTCGCCACGGTCCACGTGATCTCCAGGCGGCGGTTCTCCTGGGTCGGCTGGGCCTCCTCCTGGTCCTTGTACTTGTAGACCGTGTAGAAGAGGATGGCCTCCACCAGTATCGCGATGGGGATGGCGACGTACAGGAGCTTCTCGTTGAGGTTGTTGATCAGCTCGATGTTGACCGACGGCTGTGCCGCGACGGGCATCGCGCCGAGAAGGGCGAGGAGCGCGACCCCGACTGCGGCCCGCAGGACGGCGCGCCTGTGGTTCATATCTCGCGATTAGAAACTGCCGTGTAAGTACCTGCCGACTCGCCGTCACGCGAAAAGCGTGGGTGCTAAGTCCCCGGCCACCAAGAGCCTAGAGAAGTGGTATCCGTGTCCCTCCTCACCCCTCGCGCCGTCCTCGGGACCGACGGTGACTCGCGGCTGACGGCCCTGCTAGCCGCCTCCGTGCTGGGCGTCTACCTCCTGGTGGTCGTCGGCGCGACGGCGGCGCTTGCCGAGGCCGCGCAGGCCTGCTCGTCGTGGCCGGGCTGTGCGGGCGCGGACCTCTCGAACCCGGCCGTCCTGGTCGCGCTGGGCCACCGCGTGGCCGCCACCGTCGTCGGCGTGGTGGTCCTCGCGACGGCCGTCGTCGGACTGCGCTCGGGCGCCGACCGCCGCGTGCTGGCCACGGTGTTCCTCGCGCTCGCGCTGTTCCCGGTCCAGGTGTCGGTCGGCGCGCTCGTCGCGACGGGTGGCAGCGGCGCCGGCGCGCTCGTCTCCAACGCCCACCTGCTCGTCGGGATGACCATCTTCGGGGCACTCGTGCTGGCCCTGACGTGGCGCCTGGAGGCCGAGACCGGGACCGACGACGATCGGGCCGTCCGGGACCCCGCGCAACTGGAGCCGCCGGAACCGGTCGATGCCGCGACCGATACCTCCGCGCCCTCGCCCTCCGGGCTCGCACGCGTTCGGGCCGTCGCCGGCGCCTACATCCAGCTGATGAAGCCGCGGCTGATGTGGCTGCTCTGCCTCGTCGCCTCCGCCGGGATGGCGCTGGCGGCGACGACGACCCCCGGCGGCCTCTCCGTGCCCGTCGTCGCGGCCACCCTCGGCGGCGGGGTCCTCGCTATCGGCGCCTCCGGGACGTACAACCACGTCCTCGAACGGGACATCGACAAGCGGATGGAACGGACGGCCGACCGCCCCGTCGCCACCCACGAGGTGCCGGTCCGGAACGCGTTCGCCTTCGGCGGCCTCCTGACGGTCGCCGCGCTGGGGGCCTTCCTCAGCGTGAACCTGCTGGCCGCCGCGCTCGGGCTGGCGGCCATCGTGTTCTACTCGGTCATCTACACGCTCGTCCTGAAGCCCAACACCGTCCAGAACACGGTCATCGGCGGCGCGGCGGGCGCGCTGCCCGCACTCATCGGCTGGGCCGCCGTCACCGGCGACATCGGCCTGCCGGGGCTCGCCCTCGCCGGCGTCATCTTCCTCTGGACGCCCGCGCACTTCTACAACCTGGCGCTGGCCTACCGTGACGACTACGAGCGCGGTGGCTTCCCGATGCTCCCGGTCGTCCGGGGGGAGACGGTGACGCGCAAGCACATCCTGCTGTACCTCGCGGCGACGCTGCTCGCCGCGACGGTCCTGGCCGAGTTGACGACGCTGGGCTGGCTCTACGCCGCCACGACGGTCGCGCTCGGCGCGGTCTTCCTGGTCGCGGTCGTCCGCCTCCACTACGAGCGCTCCGAGGGCGCCGCGTTCCGCGCGTTCCACGCCTCCAACGCCTACCTGGGCGCGCTGCTGCTTGCCATCGTCCTCGACGCGCTGGTGGTGTGATGCGGGTCCGCCGCACCCGCCCCGTCGACGGGGCGACCGATGACGCGCCACCCCTGCGGCCGACTCGTACCGTTGAAGCCCC from Haloglomus litoreum includes the following:
- a CDS encoding C2H2-type zinc finger protein → MSTSQPTTTTDADHDTSDGADGGPPFDCAYCARQFHRESYLALHRGQEHAGELTAAEHAAFETAREDEEEELRLFRLQALAALVFIYFGFLLVYAFSL
- the cyoE gene encoding heme o synthase → MSLLTPRAVLGTDGDSRLTALLAASVLGVYLLVVVGATAALAEAAQACSSWPGCAGADLSNPAVLVALGHRVAATVVGVVVLATAVVGLRSGADRRVLATVFLALALFPVQVSVGALVATGGSGAGALVSNAHLLVGMTIFGALVLALTWRLEAETGTDDDRAVRDPAQLEPPEPVDAATDTSAPSPSGLARVRAVAGAYIQLMKPRLMWLLCLVASAGMALAATTTPGGLSVPVVAATLGGGVLAIGASGTYNHVLERDIDKRMERTADRPVATHEVPVRNAFAFGGLLTVAALGAFLSVNLLAAALGLAAIVFYSVIYTLVLKPNTVQNTVIGGAAGALPALIGWAAVTGDIGLPGLALAGVIFLWTPAHFYNLALAYRDDYERGGFPMLPVVRGETVTRKHILLYLAATLLAATVLAELTTLGWLYAATTVALGAVFLVAVVRLHYERSEGAAFRAFHASNAYLGALLLAIVLDALVV
- a CDS encoding cytochrome c oxidase subunit II, producing MNHRRAVLRAAVGVALLALLGAMPVAAQPSVNIELINNLNEKLLYVAIPIAILVEAILFYTVYKYKDQEEAQPTQENRRLEITWTVATAIILLFVGFAAYQVLGNVAIAGVTAATVDDPEAAQANAEVTQFDGKGAYMPEADKLPGEGEPVQVDVVAQKYFWSYNYVTDDGQNFSTTGTMVIPENRPVVLHVTSIDWLHAFHVPKLGLKQDAFPGHYNTIATTTTLPEGTEEQTYQLYCAEYCGSGHAGMLGKVTVMSEENYEEWQQEQLGGNATDIAPNPRERLTSDDGVPA